The Acidimicrobiia bacterium genome has a segment encoding these proteins:
- a CDS encoding acyl carrier protein, translating into MNDEELHRIVRAVLSQVAPEANLETLDADVDLAEQIDIDSMDFLNFVIGLEEATGVDIPERDYAQLATLAGCVEYLRVHAAPR; encoded by the coding sequence GTGAACGACGAAGAGCTGCACCGCATCGTGCGTGCCGTGCTCTCGCAGGTCGCGCCCGAAGCCAACCTCGAAACGCTCGACGCCGACGTCGACCTCGCCGAGCAAATCGATATCGATTCCATGGACTTCCTCAACTTCGTGATCGGCCTCGAGGAAGCGACCGGCGTCGACATCCCCGAGCGCGACTATGCCCAGCTCGCGACGCTCGCCGGGTGCGTCGAATACCTCCGAGTTCACGCCGCACCCCGTTGA
- a CDS encoding dihydrolipoamide acetyltransferase family protein has product MGEFLMPSLGADMDAGTIVEWLVKPGDRVRRGDIVAVVDTDKADVDVEIFEDGVIDRILVPEGEKVPVGTPLATLDEALDALAARAPRPVPPSEPVPPPEPVPPTEPVLLPPPIAEPPRAAGETERDVSPILRRLARHLSVDLEALHGSGPDGAVTRADIEAAAATSSGGEKDERDRGLAMRDAIARLMARSKREIPHYYLGSEVDFSRARAWLDHANAERPVTERLLPAVLLVKAVALATRELPEMNGFFLDDRYQASDTVNVGVAISLRGGGLIAPAIHDTDRLSCDELMRNLRDLVTRTRAGRLRSSEMSGPTITVTNLGEQGVQTVYGVIYPPQVALVGFGKITDRPWAENGMIGIRPVIAMTLAADHRASDGHTGARFLALIDRLLQDPETL; this is encoded by the coding sequence GTGGGTGAGTTCCTGATGCCGTCACTCGGCGCCGACATGGACGCCGGCACGATCGTCGAGTGGTTGGTGAAGCCCGGCGACCGTGTGCGCCGCGGCGACATCGTCGCCGTCGTCGACACCGACAAGGCCGACGTCGACGTGGAGATCTTCGAGGACGGCGTGATCGACCGCATCCTGGTACCCGAGGGCGAGAAGGTTCCCGTGGGGACGCCGCTCGCAACGCTGGACGAGGCGCTCGACGCCCTCGCCGCGCGGGCGCCGAGGCCAGTACCTCCGTCCGAGCCGGTCCCGCCACCCGAGCCGGTCCCGCCAACCGAGCCCGTACTCCTTCCCCCGCCGATCGCCGAGCCTCCGCGAGCGGCCGGCGAAACGGAGCGGGACGTCTCTCCGATACTGCGCCGCCTCGCCCGTCACTTGTCCGTCGATCTCGAAGCTCTCCACGGCAGTGGGCCGGATGGCGCAGTCACGCGCGCCGACATCGAGGCCGCCGCGGCCACGAGCAGCGGCGGCGAGAAGGACGAGAGGGACCGGGGGCTCGCGATGCGCGACGCCATCGCGCGCTTGATGGCGCGTTCGAAGCGCGAGATCCCGCACTACTACCTCGGAAGTGAGGTCGACTTCTCGCGGGCCCGTGCGTGGCTCGATCACGCAAATGCGGAACGGCCGGTGACGGAACGGCTGCTCCCCGCGGTGCTGTTGGTCAAGGCAGTCGCGCTCGCCACCCGCGAGCTCCCGGAGATGAACGGCTTCTTTCTCGACGACCGATATCAGGCGTCCGACACCGTCAATGTCGGCGTCGCCATATCACTCCGCGGCGGAGGCCTCATCGCACCAGCGATCCACGACACCGACCGGTTGAGCTGCGACGAGCTGATGCGCAATCTGCGCGACCTCGTCACGCGCACGCGGGCGGGCCGCCTTCGGAGCTCCGAGATGTCAGGGCCCACGATCACGGTCACCAACCTCGGTGAGCAAGGCGTCCAGACCGTGTACGGCGTGATCTACCCGCCGCAGGTGGCACTCGTTGGCTTCGGCAAGATCACGGATCGTCCGTGGGCCGAGAACGGGATGATCGGGATCCGGCCGGTCATCGCGATGACGTTGGCAGCCGACCATCGGGCCAGCGACGGGCACACGGGTGCCCGATTCCTCGCGCTGATCGATCGCCTGCTCCAAGACCCGGAGACGCTGTGA
- a CDS encoding CBS domain-containing protein, producing the protein MRAIEAIRKPMVSVPPDATLMHAAELMESANVGALVVLDGERLAGIVTDRDIVVRGVAHQLPADARIDAVMTTEVVTLDADADLRAALPILRTHACRRLPLVSNDRVVGMLTVDDLLIDLIADLGDIARPITGEVIFGHHESQLPARTAK; encoded by the coding sequence GTGCGCGCGATCGAGGCAATACGGAAGCCAATGGTGAGCGTTCCCCCCGACGCAACGCTCATGCACGCGGCCGAGCTCATGGAGAGCGCGAACGTGGGCGCGTTGGTCGTGCTCGACGGGGAACGCCTCGCGGGCATCGTCACGGACCGCGACATCGTCGTTCGTGGTGTTGCCCACCAATTGCCCGCGGACGCACGGATCGACGCGGTCATGACCACCGAGGTCGTCACGCTGGACGCTGACGCCGATCTTCGGGCGGCGCTACCGATCCTTCGTACTCACGCGTGTCGTCGGCTGCCCCTGGTCTCGAACGACCGGGTCGTCGGCATGCTCACGGTCGACGACCTTCTCATCGACCTGATCGCCGATCTGGGTGATATCGCGCGCCCGATCACGGGAGAGGTCATCTTCGGTCACCACGAATCGCAGCTGCCCGCTCGGACGGCAAAGTAA
- a CDS encoding universal stress protein, whose product MVTRHIVVGLDGSTGSAEAARWCAETAPLLDADVIGVYAIPVVFGLVPATVAPTVPVQYAEETRRALEDELAEWCEPLRSAGVEFRTMLLDGEPAQTLMRVADDVDAALIVVGRRGRGGFAELLLGSVPHRLSHHAGRPVVVVPA is encoded by the coding sequence ATGGTGACGCGACACATCGTGGTAGGGCTCGACGGGTCCACCGGCTCGGCGGAAGCGGCACGGTGGTGCGCGGAGACCGCGCCGCTCCTCGACGCCGATGTCATCGGGGTGTACGCGATCCCGGTGGTGTTCGGCCTCGTTCCCGCCACGGTGGCCCCGACAGTCCCCGTTCAGTACGCCGAGGAGACGCGCCGAGCACTCGAGGACGAACTCGCCGAGTGGTGTGAGCCGTTGCGGTCCGCGGGCGTCGAGTTCCGCACGATGCTCCTCGACGGCGAACCGGCGCAGACCCTCATGCGCGTCGCCGACGATGTCGACGCGGCCCTGATCGTGGTGGGTCGGCGAGGCCGGGGCGGGTTCGCCGAGCTCCTGCTCGGAAGCGTCCCCCACCGGCTCTCGCATCACGCCGGCCGGCCGGTGGTGGTGGTACCGGCGTGA
- a CDS encoding DUF1918 domain-containing protein codes for MRATAGDRLIIKGHKVGEHDRDAEILEVRGEDGGPPYLVRWSDDGHEGLLFPGSDATIEHFPAHPHRP; via the coding sequence ATGCGTGCAACTGCTGGTGACCGACTGATCATCAAGGGACACAAGGTCGGCGAGCACGACCGCGACGCCGAGATCCTGGAAGTCCGCGGCGAAGACGGCGGTCCTCCCTACCTCGTACGGTGGAGCGACGACGGACACGAGGGTTTGCTGTTCCCCGGCTCCGACGCCACGATCGAGCACTTCCCCGCTCACCCCCACCGACCCTGA
- a CDS encoding universal stress protein: MPDTIIVPLDGSDSAERALGLAAVVADRTGAEVVVLTARQGGVVVDPKAYLTEVAEAAGIANPRPVVIDDRLAASAIVLVASEARDPAVCMTTHARGGPGHALFGSVAEETLGRAAAPILLVGPRMPVGVPELRHLVVCLDGSDVASAIIPSVSAWARALGIDVTLVNVFDPEQPVDLEQVANDLEADCGPVAWKSLSGRNAADAIVDFAAARPGTLLALTSHGRTGLARLAIGSVTMAVVRNATCPILTVRPSGLE, encoded by the coding sequence GTGCCCGACACGATCATCGTGCCCCTCGATGGGTCCGACTCCGCCGAACGTGCGCTCGGCCTTGCCGCCGTGGTTGCCGACAGGACCGGAGCCGAGGTCGTCGTGCTCACCGCACGTCAAGGCGGCGTGGTCGTCGATCCCAAGGCGTACCTCACGGAAGTGGCCGAAGCCGCAGGGATCGCGAATCCCCGCCCGGTCGTGATCGACGACCGCCTCGCCGCGAGCGCGATCGTGCTCGTCGCGAGCGAGGCGCGCGATCCAGCGGTGTGCATGACGACCCACGCGCGCGGGGGCCCCGGCCATGCGCTGTTCGGCAGCGTCGCGGAGGAGACGTTAGGGCGAGCAGCCGCACCGATCCTGCTCGTGGGTCCTCGGATGCCGGTCGGTGTTCCCGAGCTTCGACATCTCGTCGTGTGCCTCGACGGCTCCGACGTTGCCTCCGCGATCATCCCTTCGGTGAGCGCCTGGGCGCGCGCGCTCGGCATCGACGTCACCCTCGTCAACGTTTTCGATCCCGAGCAGCCTGTGGACCTCGAGCAGGTTGCCAACGACCTCGAAGCCGACTGTGGACCTGTCGCCTGGAAGAGCCTCTCCGGACGCAACGCGGCGGACGCGATCGTCGACTTCGCCGCCGCGCGCCCTGGCACGCTGCTCGCGCTCACCAGCCACGGCCGCACCGGGTTGGCGCGGCTCGCCATCGGCAGCGTCACCATGGCCGTCGTCCGCAACGCAACGTGTCCCATCCTCACCGTCCGGCCCTCGGGCCTGGAATAG
- a CDS encoding DUF2267 domain-containing protein, giving the protein MRRRVMHTLAVGVAAFGAVVLLARDNAMRRTLKRATKEAGRRVRYLRGAAEGAGYRIAGRRPDPDVSDDVLTQRVRSVLGPLEKQRDLPRVHVMCEDGFVLLHGELPSERDISEIERRVLEVSGVRSIESFLHLGLGPGTTRPSAGRAAQATRPSDAMRELLRAAQDAGAPEDTAVLAVRAVLGAFTDRIPEDERQQVLSHLPLDARALAGPPRRGGAAPRLRTVPELVARVTAHGGIDPERAGAITEAVIGRLRTLVPDEAGDVAAVLPHDLRVLWTSAVPA; this is encoded by the coding sequence ATGCGGAGGCGCGTGATGCATACGCTGGCCGTCGGTGTCGCCGCGTTCGGCGCCGTCGTGCTGCTCGCCAGGGACAACGCGATGCGGCGCACGCTGAAGCGCGCGACCAAGGAGGCCGGCCGGCGGGTCCGGTACTTGCGCGGCGCCGCCGAGGGTGCCGGGTATCGCATCGCCGGCCGCCGACCCGACCCGGATGTGTCCGACGACGTGCTCACCCAACGAGTGCGGTCGGTCTTGGGTCCGCTCGAGAAGCAGCGGGACCTGCCGCGAGTGCATGTGATGTGCGAGGACGGGTTCGTGCTGCTCCACGGTGAGCTGCCGTCCGAACGCGACATCTCCGAGATCGAGCGTCGCGTGCTCGAGGTCTCCGGAGTCCGCTCGATCGAGTCCTTCCTCCACCTCGGGTTGGGTCCCGGAACGACGCGCCCGTCGGCAGGCCGCGCCGCGCAAGCCACACGACCCTCCGACGCGATGCGCGAGCTGCTCCGAGCCGCGCAGGACGCGGGCGCCCCCGAGGACACCGCGGTCCTCGCTGTACGCGCCGTCTTGGGTGCGTTCACCGACCGCATCCCCGAGGACGAGCGCCAGCAAGTGCTGTCGCACCTGCCGCTCGATGCTCGTGCCCTCGCCGGGCCGCCGCGACGTGGCGGTGCGGCGCCACGTCTGCGCACCGTTCCCGAGCTGGTTGCACGCGTGACCGCGCACGGAGGCATCGATCCCGAGCGAGCCGGCGCCATCACGGAAGCCGTGATCGGGCGCTTGCGGACTCTCGTGCCAGACGAGGCCGGCGACGTTGCCGCCGTGCTCCCCCACGATCTCCGAGTCCTCTGGACCAGCGCCGTCCCCGCATGA
- a CDS encoding alpha-ketoacid dehydrogenase subunit beta, translated as MNASASSGNTTYREAMRSAIRNALARDPRVFVMGEDIGRYGGCFAVTKGLLDEFGPERIRDTPLSESAFVGAGIGAALGGMRPIVEIMTVNFSLLALDQILNNAATLQYMSGGQFHVPLVIRMTTGAGRQLAAQHSHSLEGWYAHIPGIKILTPATLDDAYGMLQPALDDPDPVLIFEHGGLYNTEGELLPDAGQVDIEHAAVRRPGHDISIITYGGTLPHAMAAADELAAGGVDAEVLDLRVLRPLDTDAILASVLHTRRVVIVDEGWRSGSISAEVSARITERAFFDLDAPVARVCGAEVPMPYAKHLEDAVLPQIDGIVAAAREVIHASG; from the coding sequence ATGAACGCTTCCGCTTCCTCCGGGAACACGACCTACCGCGAGGCGATGCGATCTGCGATCCGCAACGCGCTCGCGCGCGACCCGCGAGTGTTCGTCATGGGCGAGGACATCGGCCGATACGGCGGCTGCTTCGCGGTCACCAAGGGCTTGCTGGACGAGTTCGGCCCCGAGCGCATCCGCGACACTCCATTGTCGGAGTCCGCGTTCGTCGGTGCAGGCATCGGCGCCGCGCTCGGCGGGATGCGCCCGATCGTCGAGATCATGACCGTGAACTTCAGCCTGCTGGCCCTGGATCAGATCCTCAACAACGCGGCGACGCTGCAGTACATGTCAGGCGGTCAGTTCCACGTACCACTGGTGATCCGCATGACGACCGGTGCGGGCCGCCAACTCGCGGCTCAGCATTCACACTCACTCGAGGGGTGGTACGCGCACATCCCGGGGATCAAGATCCTCACACCCGCGACGCTCGACGACGCGTACGGGATGCTCCAGCCGGCGCTCGACGATCCCGACCCGGTGCTGATCTTCGAGCACGGCGGTCTGTACAACACCGAGGGCGAACTCCTTCCCGACGCGGGCCAGGTCGACATCGAGCACGCCGCGGTGCGCCGACCGGGCCATGACATCTCGATCATCACCTACGGCGGCACCTTGCCTCACGCGATGGCAGCGGCCGACGAGCTCGCCGCCGGCGGCGTCGACGCCGAAGTGCTCGACCTGCGCGTGCTGCGGCCGCTCGATACCGACGCGATCCTCGCGAGCGTGCTCCACACCCGGCGCGTCGTCATCGTCGACGAAGGGTGGCGCAGCGGCAGCATCTCCGCCGAGGTGAGCGCGAGGATCACCGAACGAGCGTTCTTCGATCTCGACGCCCCGGTTGCGCGTGTCTGCGGCGCCGAGGTGCCCATGCCCTATGCCAAGCATCTCGAGGACGCGGTTCTCCCCCAGATCGACGGGATCGTCGCCGCGGCCCGGGAGGTGATCCACGCCAGTGGGTGA
- the pdhA gene encoding pyruvate dehydrogenase (acetyl-transferring) E1 component subunit alpha — MKPQLDQDHGRHLYREMLRIRRFEERCVELYSVEKIRGFLHLYIGEEAVAVGVMQTLGLEDAVVATYREHGHALARGVTADSIMAEMFGKLEGCSRGRGGSMHLFDARTRFYGGNAIVGGGLPIAVGLALADKLQEREHATVCFFGEGAVAEGEFHESLNLAALWDLPVLFCCENNLYAMGTALERSESEIELTLKAASYEMPAWSVDGMDVLAVEAAAHRAVEAIRAGGGPYFLEMRTYRFRAHSMYDPELYRDKSEVAAWKQRDPLVLFERQLREFAFIDDAAVAAVEAEVADEIDAAVEFAEAGTLEPIEDLTRFVYHESTP, encoded by the coding sequence ATGAAACCGCAACTCGACCAGGACCATGGCCGCCACCTCTACCGGGAGATGCTTCGCATCCGGCGCTTCGAGGAGCGATGCGTCGAGCTCTACAGCGTTGAGAAGATCCGAGGCTTCTTGCACCTCTATATCGGCGAAGAGGCGGTAGCCGTCGGGGTCATGCAAACCCTCGGTCTCGAAGACGCCGTCGTCGCGACCTATCGGGAACACGGCCACGCTCTCGCGCGGGGAGTGACGGCCGACTCGATCATGGCGGAGATGTTCGGCAAGCTCGAGGGCTGCAGCCGCGGCCGGGGCGGCTCGATGCACCTGTTCGACGCGCGCACGCGCTTCTACGGCGGCAACGCGATCGTCGGCGGCGGTCTGCCGATCGCGGTGGGGCTCGCGCTCGCCGACAAGTTGCAGGAGAGGGAACACGCGACCGTGTGCTTTTTCGGCGAGGGTGCGGTCGCCGAGGGCGAGTTCCACGAATCGCTGAACCTCGCGGCGCTCTGGGACCTCCCGGTGCTGTTCTGTTGCGAGAACAACCTGTATGCGATGGGCACGGCCCTCGAGCGGTCCGAGTCCGAGATCGAGCTCACGCTCAAGGCCGCGAGCTACGAGATGCCGGCATGGTCGGTCGACGGCATGGATGTGCTCGCCGTCGAGGCCGCGGCGCACCGCGCGGTCGAGGCGATACGAGCCGGTGGGGGTCCGTATTTTCTCGAGATGCGGACGTACCGGTTCCGCGCCCATTCGATGTACGACCCCGAGCTCTACCGCGACAAGTCCGAGGTTGCAGCCTGGAAGCAGCGCGATCCCCTCGTGCTCTTCGAACGCCAGCTACGTGAATTCGCGTTCATCGACGATGCCGCGGTCGCCGCCGTAGAGGCAGAAGTGGCCGACGAGATCGACGCCGCTGTCGAGTTCGCGGAGGCGGGCACGCTCGAGCCGATCGAGGACCTCACGCGCTTCGTGTACCACGAGAGCACGCCATGA
- a CDS encoding universal stress protein, producing the protein MTTTTVYVPLDGSERAEAALGPAMAVAARAGAALVLLSARWPNAGPDTPGDYLDARAAFLDQPAQTWFVPDREPAAAILLAAQAPDALVCMATHGRGALRTAVLGSVAEEVVRTSPTPVVLVGPSFEPEWELGDAPVVLAGLDGSTTSRAAARATGQLAASIGARVRAVEVLQPRDVVAVGQFPGGDVDMLEDVVRELSTRGIPAEYEVIDGFDPADTLVHDASDRHAAFIALASHGRSGLARTALGSVSMRVVRHARCPVLVAGPECAAG; encoded by the coding sequence GTGACGACGACAACGGTGTACGTGCCACTCGATGGATCTGAACGCGCCGAAGCGGCGCTCGGGCCCGCCATGGCCGTCGCCGCGCGCGCCGGTGCGGCACTCGTGCTGCTCTCTGCACGCTGGCCGAACGCGGGGCCCGACACTCCGGGCGACTATCTCGACGCGCGCGCGGCCTTCTTGGACCAGCCGGCACAGACCTGGTTCGTACCCGATCGTGAGCCGGCGGCTGCGATCCTGCTCGCGGCCCAAGCGCCCGATGCCCTCGTCTGCATGGCCACCCACGGACGGGGCGCCCTGCGAACGGCCGTTCTCGGCAGCGTGGCCGAGGAAGTTGTTCGCACAAGTCCCACCCCGGTCGTGCTCGTGGGCCCGAGCTTCGAACCCGAGTGGGAGCTCGGCGACGCGCCGGTCGTGCTCGCCGGCCTCGACGGCTCGACGACTTCGCGCGCGGCGGCACGGGCCACAGGACAGCTCGCGGCCTCGATCGGAGCCCGCGTGCGCGCGGTCGAGGTGCTGCAGCCGCGCGATGTCGTCGCCGTCGGCCAGTTCCCGGGCGGCGATGTCGACATGCTCGAGGACGTCGTCCGGGAACTCTCCACCCGTGGCATTCCTGCGGAGTACGAGGTGATCGACGGGTTCGATCCGGCGGACACGCTCGTACATGACGCCTCCGATCGGCACGCGGCGTTCATCGCGCTCGCGAGCCACGGGCGCTCGGGCCTCGCACGCACCGCGCTCGGGAGCGTGTCGATGCGCGTCGTCCGGCACGCTCGGTGCCCGGTGCTCGTCGCGGGCCCGGAGTGCGCTGCGGGTTGA
- a CDS encoding HPF/RaiA family ribosome-associated protein yields MHNVTGDAGEVEVMVQARGAVSATERAYAQDKVGTLRNLAPGPVLFARVDLTAHADSARERPCFAKAELDVNGQLVRAHAAAATMFEAIDLLERRLRERLERFAHHAEATHLRLRGAGEHEWRHGDEPVPRPSYFPRPPEERELVRHKTFAVGEMTPGEAVLDLELLDHDFYLFRNRETGEDNVIVRSEGHGYELLEPSATCSLAQTTAPIRHSTTRPATMGTEDAIELLDLGDLPLVFFVDADNRRGQVLYRRYDGHYGLIVSDSGEA; encoded by the coding sequence ATGCACAACGTGACGGGCGACGCCGGCGAAGTGGAAGTGATGGTGCAGGCACGCGGCGCGGTGAGCGCGACGGAGCGCGCCTATGCCCAGGACAAGGTCGGCACTCTCCGGAACTTGGCGCCGGGGCCGGTGCTGTTCGCCCGCGTCGATCTCACCGCGCACGCCGACTCGGCCCGGGAGCGCCCGTGCTTTGCCAAGGCGGAGCTCGACGTGAACGGGCAGCTGGTGCGCGCGCACGCCGCCGCCGCGACGATGTTCGAAGCCATCGACCTGCTCGAGCGCCGTTTGCGCGAGCGCCTCGAGCGCTTCGCGCACCATGCAGAAGCGACGCACCTCCGGTTGCGCGGCGCCGGAGAGCACGAGTGGAGGCATGGAGACGAGCCGGTCCCGCGTCCCTCGTACTTCCCACGCCCGCCCGAGGAGCGCGAGCTCGTACGGCACAAGACGTTCGCGGTGGGCGAGATGACCCCCGGAGAGGCGGTGCTCGATCTCGAGCTCCTCGACCACGACTTCTACCTCTTCAGGAACCGGGAGACGGGCGAGGACAACGTGATCGTTCGATCGGAGGGGCACGGATACGAGCTGCTCGAACCATCGGCAACGTGCTCACTCGCCCAGACCACAGCGCCGATCCGGCACAGCACGACGCGCCCGGCGACGATGGGTACTGAAGATGCGATCGAGCTGCTCGACCTCGGCGACCTTCCGCTGGTGTTCTTCGTCGACGCCGACAACCGGAGGGGCCAGGTGCTGTATCGCCGCTACGACGGCCATTACGGACTCATCGTCTCAGACTCAGGGGAGGCCTGA
- the acsA gene encoding acetate--CoA ligase: MRHSPEQLDDLAGFVGDLRPLPLGPEPGTLAGVRYEPIVKQRGGWRVPPNLVDYETECERFSWSVARRELDGLPAGALNIAYQCVDRNVGSGRGDQLAIRWLGRHGETRDFTFADLCVLTNRFANVLDRLGVGRGDRVFVLADRIPELYISVLGTLKHGGVACTLFSAFGPEPIRQRMTIGAGRVLVTTERLYRRKVAPIRDELPDLEHVVLIGDKGEPTDVPGTVDYSSLIDEAGADFEVAATKPDDIALLHFTSGTTGTPKGALHAHEAVLAHLVTGKIALDLHADDVFWCTADPGWVTGTSYGLVSPLANGVRSIVDEGEFDAERWYRILEDQQVSVWYTAPTAVRMMMKVGADVAREHHLPCLRFIASVGEPLNPDAVRWGEEAFGLPIHDNWWQTETGGIMIANFAAMDIRPGSMGRPLPGIDAAILRRDEHGHVVVRDGMPEAVDEPMVEGELALRKGWPSMFRGYLGEPDRYAQCFAGDWYLSGDLAMRDADGYFWFVGRGDDVIKSAGHLIGPFEVESALMEHAAVAEAGVIGKPDAVAGELVKAFVVLRAGHEPTDELRLELIGFGRSRLGAAMAPKELEFRADLPKTRSGKIMRRLLRARELGLPEGDLSMVESGA, from the coding sequence ATGCGCCACTCACCCGAGCAGCTCGATGACCTCGCCGGCTTCGTGGGTGACCTTCGGCCCTTGCCGCTCGGGCCCGAGCCCGGCACGCTCGCGGGCGTGCGGTACGAGCCGATCGTGAAGCAGCGTGGTGGTTGGCGGGTTCCACCCAATCTGGTCGACTACGAGACCGAATGCGAGAGGTTCTCGTGGTCGGTCGCGCGTCGCGAGCTCGATGGGCTCCCGGCAGGTGCCCTGAACATCGCGTACCAATGCGTCGACCGGAATGTGGGGAGCGGCCGTGGCGATCAGCTCGCGATCAGATGGCTCGGCCGCCACGGAGAGACTCGGGACTTCACGTTCGCGGACCTGTGCGTGCTGACGAATCGGTTCGCGAACGTGCTGGATCGCCTCGGGGTCGGTCGCGGCGACCGTGTGTTCGTGCTTGCCGATCGGATCCCCGAGCTCTACATCTCGGTGCTCGGCACGCTCAAGCACGGCGGTGTGGCGTGCACGCTGTTCTCGGCGTTCGGTCCCGAACCGATTCGCCAACGAATGACGATCGGTGCCGGCCGGGTGCTGGTCACGACCGAGCGTCTCTACCGGCGAAAGGTCGCTCCGATCCGCGACGAGCTGCCCGACCTCGAGCACGTCGTGCTCATCGGCGACAAGGGAGAGCCGACCGACGTTCCCGGCACTGTCGATTACTCGTCGCTGATCGACGAGGCGGGCGCCGACTTCGAGGTCGCGGCCACGAAACCGGACGACATTGCGCTGTTGCATTTCACGAGCGGGACGACCGGCACGCCGAAGGGAGCGCTGCACGCCCACGAAGCGGTACTGGCACATCTGGTCACCGGGAAGATCGCGCTCGATCTGCACGCCGACGACGTGTTCTGGTGCACGGCGGATCCCGGTTGGGTAACCGGTACGTCGTACGGACTTGTCTCCCCGCTCGCCAATGGCGTGCGCAGCATCGTCGACGAGGGCGAGTTCGATGCCGAACGTTGGTACCGCATCCTCGAGGATCAGCAAGTGAGCGTCTGGTATACCGCGCCCACGGCGGTCCGGATGATGATGAAGGTCGGAGCCGACGTTGCCCGAGAGCATCACCTTCCGTGTCTACGGTTCATCGCCAGCGTGGGTGAGCCCCTCAACCCGGACGCGGTCCGCTGGGGCGAGGAGGCGTTCGGCCTCCCGATCCACGACAACTGGTGGCAGACCGAGACGGGCGGCATCATGATCGCCAACTTCGCCGCGATGGACATCCGTCCCGGGTCGATGGGTCGCCCACTACCCGGGATCGACGCAGCGATCCTCCGTCGCGACGAGCACGGGCACGTGGTCGTACGGGACGGCATGCCTGAAGCCGTCGACGAACCGATGGTCGAGGGTGAGCTCGCGCTGCGTAAGGGATGGCCGTCGATGTTCCGTGGCTACCTCGGCGAGCCCGATCGCTATGCGCAGTGCTTCGCCGGCGACTGGTACTTGAGCGGTGACCTGGCCATGCGCGACGCCGACGGCTACTTCTGGTTCGTCGGTCGGGGCGACGACGTCATCAAGTCGGCCGGTCACTTGATCGGCCCCTTCGAGGTGGAGAGCGCGCTCATGGAGCACGCAGCAGTTGCCGAGGCAGGCGTGATCGGCAAGCCCGATGCGGTTGCGGGCGAGCTGGTCAAAGCGTTCGTGGTGCTGCGCGCTGGTCACGAGCCGACCGACGAACTTCGCCTGGAGCTGATCGGGTTCGGGCGTTCGCGTCTCGGAGCGGCCATGGCCCCGAAGGAGCTCGAGTTCCGGGCCGACCTCCCGAAGACCCGCAGTGGGAAGATCATGCGCCGGCTGTTGCGGGCACGCGAGCTCGGCCTTCCCGAAGGGGATCTTTCGATGGTGGAGTCTGGAGCATGA